One window of the Micropterus dolomieu isolate WLL.071019.BEF.003 ecotype Adirondacks linkage group LG08, ASM2129224v1, whole genome shotgun sequence genome contains the following:
- the nol9 gene encoding polynucleotide 5'-hydroxyl-kinase NOL9 yields MKVNKPTQVRGHAKSQKWKDVRGKRSRPPISSSELKSSPVMARAIREHQASVKKKPTLKRLQSKPKSVSDSKKKTAQSGVKKSHTQANGSSAFTIDNESEDSQDWKEYSQSIHRNGVETSGYMEDVKPSRLEGDALHHCAQRDDRQNHAVLVMQKNQTLCFRGKCSLTCLYGRVEVMGFTIEEGQQSYPLFSPATHCPLTIRALESSDHTRDDRTEASPILRKYLPSASRKKLLKRIMPSSSIILLEPMETPLTRFLSSFTDLTELFSPPMSELMSAVLDTPLNGLGMIPLVSAIEGLKMPKSYSDALNTVVSACRGDMDGCAVILVCGTKNVGKSTFIRILINTLLNHTSSVDYLEGDLGQTEFTPAGCLSLSTVREPLLGPPFTHQFTPDHMIYYGHSSCESDLDRYLESLKSLWRRRSKSRETPVIINTMGWVKGFGFQMLVDMVRFFPVSHVVQLSHSGIMQCPALTPEFLRTAHGYQTHPPAQTALDEFTESHSPPRSYTHLIVQSEFQGVGRQGTAKHQRTNELRELSLLAYLSQLQSSDPGPVRPLHSLTPYQVPHTAVALGVIHCEVVPSHMFYAANASLVGLCCLGEKVTSRGGPVLLSQAPICPCVGFGVLRGIDTERGLYFLLTPVDPSILRKVNCLLLGAISLPSCILTTQPGFEGEMPYVTTDYSFDLSGAGKMRVFKGLMRPSHIGM; encoded by the exons ATGAAGGTGAACAAACCCACACAGGTTAGGGGCCATGCTAAATCTCAGAAGTGGAAGGATGTGAGGGGTAAACGGTCCAGGCCGCCTATCAGTTCCTCAGAGCTCAAGTCTAGTCCTGTCATGGCCAGAGCGATCAGGGAGCACCAGGCGTCTGTGAAGAAAAAGCCCACCCTAAAGAGATTGCAGAGTAAACCAAAGTCTGTCTCTGACTCCAAGAAAAAGACTGCTCAGTCTGGAGTGAAGAAATCTCACACTCAGGCTAATGGGAGTTCAGCGTTTACAATTGACAACGAGTCAGAGGACTCACAGGACTGGAAGGAGTATTCCCAGTCCATTCATAGGAACGGTGTGGAGACTTCAGGTTACATGGAAGATGTAAAGCCAAGTAGACTGGAGGGAGACGCTCTCCATCATTGTGCACAGAGAGATGATCGGCAAAACCATGCAGTACTTGTCATGCAGAAGAATCAG ACCCTGTGTTTCCGTGGGAAGTGCTCTTTGACTTGTCTGTACGGCCGTGTAGAAGTGATGGGGTTCACCATTGAAGAAGGCCAGCAGTCATACCCACTCTTCTCCCCAGCCACACATTGTCCCCTGACCATTAGAGCACTGGAAAGCTCTGATCACACCAGAGATGACAGAACGGAGGCTTCACCCATCCTTCGAAAGTATTTGCCATCAG catCGCGGAAGAAGTTGCTAAAAAGGATTATGCCAAGCTCGTCCATCATTCTGCTGGAGCCAATGGAGACGCCTCTGACTCGTTTTCTGTCAAGCTTCACAGATCTTACTGAATTGTTCAGCCCCCCAATG AGTGAACTCATGTCAGCTGTTCTTGACACTCCACTCAATGGTTTGGGTATGATTCCCCTGGTCAGCGCCATTGAAGGTCTGAAAATGCCAAAAAGCTACAGCGATGCTCTTAACACAGTGGTCAGTGCCTGCAGAG GGGACATGGATGGTTGTGCAGTTATCCTTGTATGCGGTACCAAGAATGTGGGCAAGTCAACATTTATCCGCATCCTCATCAATACCTTACTAAATCA tACTAGTAGTGTCGATTATTTGGAAGGCGACCTCGGTCAAACAGAGTTCACACCTGCTGGATGCCTGTCTTTGTCGACTGTCAGAGAACCACTTCTGG GCCCTCCTTTCACACACCAGTTCACACCGGACCACATGATCTACTATGGTCATTCGTCATGCGAGTCTGACTTAGACCGCTACCTGGAATCTCTTAAGTCCTTGTGGCGCAGACGCTCCAAGAGCAGAGAGACTCCTGTTATTATCAACACCATGGGctgggtcaaag GATTCGGATTTCAGATGCTAGTGGACATGGTCCGCTTCTTCCCAGTCTCACATGTCGTGCAGCTCAGTCATAGTGGTATCATGCAGTGTCCTGCCCTCACTCCAGAGTTTCTGAGGACAGCACACGGCTACCAGACACACCCACCTGCCCAGACCGCCCTGGACGAGTTTACGGAGAGCCACAGTCCCCCCAGAAGTTACACTCACCTTATTGTACAATCAGAGTTTCAAGGAGTGGGGCGCCAAGGAACAGC GAAACACCAGCGCACTAATGAGCTCAGAGAGCTGTCATTGCTGGCCTATTTGAGTCAGCTGCAGTCTTCTGACCCTGGACCAGTTAGACCTCTACACAGCCTCACCCCATACCAG GTGCCCCACACAGCAGTTGCTTTAGGTGTGATCCATTGCGAGGTAGTGCCCAGCCACATGTTTTATGCTGCCAATGCCAGTCTGGTGGGACTCTGCTGCCTGGGAGAGAAAGTAACAAGCAGGGGAGGCCCTGTCCTGCTGTCGCAGGCACCCATCTGCCCATGTGTGGGCTTTG GTGTGCTTCGAGGTATTGATACGGAGCGAGGGCTGTACTTTCTGCTGACGCCTGTAGATCCCTCGATCCTTCGTAAGGTCAACTGTCTCCTCTTGGGAGCGATATCACTGCCCTCCTGCATCCTCACAACACAG cctGGCTTTGAAGGAGAGATGCCCTATGTCACAACAGACTACAGTTTTGATCTCTCTGGTGCAGGAAAGATGCGAGTCTTCAagggactgatgagaccaagtcACATAGGGATGTAA
- the zbtb48 gene encoding telomere zinc finger-associated protein — MPAVQSNHAQRVLSSLNQQRAVGRFCDATLNVGGGVVYLVHRNILACFSELFQQSNMTSAPCREFCLQECPNDGLELLLNFVYTGELKLDHDNLDKVQHAATSLGVAEALTLCQQFKDTSVDPVPFKRKRGRPKKSTSDTTPPGSVKEENLLTITKDDSSFDSAPANFSIASTTTTRSGRVVKGPRRLVTDESPHTDFTEKASKGAPLIHMERERSDNVAEKQNPDQPTGEPEITDLQVDVNDNGISRVTEEVDDDDDVGDFEGLTEDTDEEYMPIAEPSSLAPSTSTARRRKAQNKTDENENGEAVEGDSKKDSVQCPICDKSFKSKYYLKVHNRRHTGERPFGCLKCGKRYFRKENLLIHEIRDCARLQTYTCLTCSSTFKGKEELRLHVISHTGDMPHKCSTCPEQFMYKKNLTIHMMKVHGYPKPHACPQCPKTFLTRTELRVHEAAKHRGEKPFVCEECGHRASSRNGLQMHIKAIHRNERPFVCNLCGHAFSQKNNLNMHLRIHSGERPYQCHLCGKTFRTQASLDKHNRTHTGERPFSCDVCEQRFTEKGALVRHKASKHEEGRPHCCHICGKTFKAREQLRVHLRRHKGMRKFECIDCGYKFTRQAHLRRHIQIHKRTENYNPRQRKLRNVIVQDVDKSPGENEATEASLIPEETDYAPETADVEASTNPEPDSARGLSSSCIVRVVIESSDAVMEEVVSNQNLGHADAAVPEGLQQTQLVTEAYEESTMDMEGIVENISESKT; from the exons ATGCCTGCAGTACAGAGCAACCATGCTCAGCGTGTCCTGTCCTCCCTGAACCAGCAGAGGGCAGTAGGGAGGTTTTGTGATGCAACCCTGAATGTGGGAGGTGGGGTGGTCTACCTGGTCCATCGCAACATCCTTGCCTGTTTCAGTGAACTGTTCCAACAGTCCAATATGACCTCTGCACCATGCAGGGAATTCTGCCTTCAGGAGTGCCCCAACGATGGCCTGGAGCTGCTCCTGAACTTTGTCTACACTGGAGAGCTGAAGTTGGATCATGACAACCTGGACAAGGTGCAGCATGCAGCAACCAGCCTGGGTGTAGCAGAGGCACTTACACTCTGTCAGCAATTCAAGGACACCTCTGTGGATCCTGTGCCTTTCAAGCGTAAAAGAGGTAGACCCAAAAAGTCTACATCAGATACAACTCCTCCTGGGTCGGTCAAAGAAGAGAACTTGCTTACAATCACAAAAGATGACTCCAGCTTTGATAGCGCCCCAGCCAATTTTAGCATCGCCAGCACGACCACCACCCGCTCTGGTCGTGTAGTAAAGGGCCCCAGGCGACTGGTGACTGATGAGAGCCCCCACACTGATTTTACTGAAAAAGCCAGCAAGGGGGCTCCACTTATTcacatggagagagaaagaagtgaTAATGTTGCGGAAAAGCAAAACCCAGATCAGCCAACTGGTGAACCCGAG ATAACTGACCTCCAGGTGGACGTAAATGACAATGGTATTAGCCGGGTAACTGAGGAAGTAGACGACGACGATGATGTGGGGGATTTTGAGGGATTAACTGAAGACACAGATGAGGAGTACATGCCCATTGCAGAGCCCAGTTCCTTAGCCCCATCGACGTCAACAGCACGAAGGCGCAAGGCCCAGaataaaacagatgaaaatgagAATGGTGAGGCTGTGGAAGGAGACTCCAAGAAGGACTCTGTGCAGTGTCCCATCTGTGACAAATCCTTCAAGAGCAAATACTACCTCAAAGTCCACAATAG GCGGCATACAGGGGAGAGGCCATTTGGTTGCCTTAAATGTGGAAAGAGGTACTTCAGGAAGGAGAATCTTTTGATACATGAGATCAGAGACTGTGCAAGACTACAG ACATACACCTGCTTGACATGCTCCTCAACATTCAAGGGAAAAGAAGAGCTACGTTTGCATGTTATCTCCCACACAGGAGATATGCCCCACAAG TGTTCAACATGTCCGGAACAGTTTATGTACAAGAAAAACTTGACAATCCACATGATGAAGGTCCATGGTTATCCCAAACCACATGCA TGTCCCCAGTGCCCCAAAACCTTCTTAACTCGGACAGAGCTGCGTGTACATGAAGCAGCCAAACATCGAGGCGAAAAGCCATTTGTGTGTGAGGAGTGTGGCCATCGAGCCTCTAGTCGAAATGGCCTGCAGATGCATATCAAAGCCATTCACAG AAATGAGCGCCCTTTTGTATGTAACTTATGTGGCCATGCATTCTCCCAGAAGAACAACCTAAACATGCATCTGCGTATACACAGTGGTGAAAGGCCATACCAGTGCCATCTCTGTGGCAAAACCTTCAGGACACAAG CCAGTCTAGATAAACACAACCGGACGCACACAGGTGAGCGTCCTTTcagctgtgatgtttgtgagCAGCGCTTCACAGAGAAAGGCGCCCTCGTCCGCCACAAGGCCAGCAAGCATGAGGAAGGCCGTCCTCACTGTTGTCATATATGTGGCAAAACCTTCAAAG CGAGGGAGCAACTTCGTGTTCATCTGCGTCGACATAAGGGCATGAGGAAGTTTGAGTGTATAGACTGCGGCTACAAGTTCACTCGACAG GCACACTTGCGACGACACATTCAAATCCACAAGCGCACTGAGAACTACAACCCCCGGCAGAGAAAATTGAGGAACGTGATAGTGCAGGATGTGGACAAAAGTCCTGGTGAAAACGAAGCAACTGAAGCCTCACTGATCCCAGAGGAAACAGATTACGCCCCAGAGACTGCTGACGTTGAAGCATCCACAAACCCAGAGCCTGACTCCGCGAGAGGTCTCAGTTCCAGCTGCATAGTGAGGGTG GTGATCGAGTCAAGTGATGCAGTGATGGAGGAGGTTGTGTCCAACCAGAACCTGGGACACGCTGACGCCGCTGTGCCAGAAGGCTTGCAGCAAACTCAGCTGGTCACCGAGGCGTACGAGGAGTCCACAATGGATATGGAGGGAATCGTTGAGAATATATCAGAGAGTAAGACATGA
- the klhl21 gene encoding kelch-like protein 21: MEKPVLQTQPSTLPFFDTAHAFNLLRGIHELRAERKFFDVTLCAEGREFHCHRTVLAAASTYFRAMFTGTLRESVMDRVVLHEVSAELLGLLVDFCYTGRVTVTQDNVDVLLKTADLFQFPSVKEACCAFLEQRLDVSNCLEIQDFAEAYACRELATSARRFVLKNIMELAKGTDFERLPWKRLLEFVSDDELCVDKEETVYLIAVRWVKADLQRRLHYWPELLQQVRLPFVRRFFLLAHVESDPLVYLSPTCLRMVNEARSFQSCEYDRHDRPCHRMRPRPSTGLAEILVVVGGCDQDCDELVTVDCYNPQTGQWRYLAEFPDHLGGGYSIAALGNDMYVSGGSDGSRLYDGVWRYKSSVNEWTEVSPMLKAREYHSSCVMKGQLYVVASDSTERYDHALDCWEALPPMLHPMDNCSTTTCNGRLYAIGSLTGEDTMTIQSYDADTNRWVVVSCGQLPPWSFTPKTVTLKGLIYFVRDDSAEVDAYNPQKNEWYKISPMTQVHVGGSVAVLGGKLYVSGGYDNTFELSDVVEAYDPTTRTWTLAGRLPQPTFWHGSVSIFRQFMPLVSTAFAPTDIPESHAIRLHRHQRHQALHNLNNNLNQNQDVNPAH, encoded by the exons ATGGAAAAGCCAGTCTTGCAGACACAACCGTCCACCCTGCCTTTTTTTGACACGGCCCATGCCTTCAACCTGCTGCGGGGAATCCATGAACTCCGTGCTGAACGAAAGTTTTTCGATGTTACTTTGTGTGCGGAAGGCCGAGAGTTTCACTGTCACCGCACAGTGTTGGCAGCTGCCAGCACCTACTTCCGGGCTATGTTCACAGGAACTTTGAGGGAGAGTGTTATGGACCGAGTGGTTCTACACGAGGTGTCAGCTGAGCTTTTAGGTCTGCTGGTGGACTTCTGCTACACGGGACGGGTCACCGTCACTCAGGATAATGTGGACGTCCTACTGAAGACGGCTGATCTCTTTCAGTTCCCCTCTGTCAAAGAGGCCTGCTGTGCTTTTCTGGAGCAGCGGCTGGATGTTTCCAACTGCTTAGAGATCCAGGACTTTGCAGAGGCCTACGCTTGCCGAGAGCTGGCGACCAGTGCTCGCCGCTTCGTCCTAAAAAACATAATGGAGCTGGCCAAAGGGACTGACTTTGAGCGGTTGCCTTGGAAGCGCCTCCTTGAATTTGTGTCAGACGATGAACTTTGCGTGGACAAGGAGGAGACAGTTTATTTAATTGCAGTGCGCTGGGTGAAGGCTGATCTCCAGCGGAGACTGCACTACTGGCCCGAGCTCCTCCAGCAGGTCCGACTCCCCTTCGTCAGGAGGTTCTTTCTGTTGGCGCATGTGGAGAGCGATCCACTCGTCTACCTTTCGCCCACCTGCCTCCGCATGGTAAACGAAGCTCGTAGCTTCCAGTCCTGTGAGTATGACCGCCATGACAGGCCCTGCCACCGTATGAGGCCACGGCCATCAACAGGATTGGCAGAAATCCTGGTGGTGGTAGGAGGCTGCGACCAGGACTGTGATGAGCTGGTCACTGTGGACTGTTACAACCCCCAGACTGGACAGTGGCGCTACCTGGCTGAGTTCCCTGACCACCTTGGAGGAGGCTACAGCATAGCTGCCCTTGGAAATGATATGTATGTCTCAG GTGGCTCCGACGGCTCTCGCCTCTATGACGGTGTGTGGCGGTACAAGTCCAGTGTCAATGAGTGGACAGAGGTGTCCCCCATGCTGAAGGCCCGCGAGTACCACAGCTCTTGTGTGATGAAAGGTCAGCTGTATGTGGTGGCGTCGGACAGCACCGAACGCTATGATCACGCTCTGGACTGCTGGGAGGCCTTACCGCCCATGTTGCACCCTATGGATAACTGCTCCACCACCACATGCAATGGCCGCCTGTATGCCATTGGCTCTCTGACTGGGGAGGACACCATGACCATCCAGAGCTACGATGCAGACACCAACCGCTGGGTCGTGGTCAGCTGTGGACAGCTGCCCCCATGGTCCTTCACACCAAAAACTGTGACCCTCAAAGGCCTCATCTACTTTGTCAG GGATGACTCAGCTGAGGTTGATGCTTACAACCCTCAAAAGAACGAGTGGTACAAAATTAGTCCGATGACCCAG GTCCACGTTGGAGGCAGTGTTGCAGTCCTGGGCGGTAAATTATACGTGTCTGGTGGTTACGACAATACGTTTGAACTGTCAGATGTGGTGGAGGCCTACGACCCGACCACCCGAACGTGGACTCTTGCTGGACGACTTCCACAGCCGACCTTCTGGCATGGCAGCGTCAGCATATTCCGCCAGTTCATGCCCCTGGTGTCCACTGCATTTGCACCTACTGACATACCTGAGTCACACGCCATTCGCTTGCACCGTCACCAGCGTCACCAAGCCCTCCACAATCTCAACAACAATCTTAACCAAAACCAGGATGTGAACCCAGCACACTGA